The nucleotide sequence aaaaaagaccgtcctaccgatcctcgacttcggtgatgtcatctataaaatagcctccaacactctactcaacaaactggatgcagtctaacacggtgccatccgttttgtcaccaaagccccatatactacccaccattgtgacctgtacacgctcgttggttggccctcgcttcatacttgtcaccaaacccactagctccaggtcatctacaagtctctgctaggtaaagacccgccttatctcagctcactggtcaccatagcagcacccacccgtagcacgcgctccagcaggtatatctcactggtcacccccaaagccaattcctcctttggtcgtcgttccttccagttctctgctgccaatgactggaacgaactgcaaaaatctctgacgctggagactcttacccccctcgctagctttaagcaccagctgtcagagcagctcacagatcactgcacctgtaaacagcccatctatctacctacctcatccccatactgtatttatttatcttgctcctttgcaccccagtatctctacttgcattcattcattcatcttctgcatgtttaccattccagtgtttaattgctatattgtaattacttcgccaccatggcctatttattgccttaactcccttatcttacctcatctgcactcactgtatatagactttttgttttcttttgttctactgtattattgactatgtttagtttattccatgtgtaactctgtgttgttgtatgtgtcgaattgctttgCTTTTGCttttttggccaggtcgcagttgcaaattagaacttgttctcaacttgcctacctggttaaatataggtgaaataaataaataaatagaaaaactccgcttacactttctaccattcttctttaaAACAGCATCTTACTTTCCCCCCTGACATTTTTAACCGACTCAAGCTCacgtcttcctccctctcttagacctctgcctctccttttccctccattcctcctccgtaTTCTAAGTATATgtctccttatgataatactgcaCTTATTCTGACATAACGTTACATCTTGCCTTCTCAAGGGACGCCATTTAATAGACTGTCACAATCTCCGTACAACCGGCACAAACCCCCTCGGGATGTAAGAGCTCAACAGTGCATCAAACTTATAAAGCAGCTGCTTCGTCTTGATGTTCTTCTTCATCAAAAGCGACCCACGACCCTTTTCCATTTCTAACAAGCGCGCTTTTCAAACCACCATCCACGGTCTCGCTTGTTACCCTGTCCGCGACACGACTAGTTTTACTACAAATAATGCTTGTGTACTACAATTCCCATCATACACTCCTTCCCCTCCCGACCGGAAGTTACACTCGTTGGACAAACACAACTGTTCCCTGGCAGCCGAAGTGTACTGTGGATTATATGCCACGTTGATATTACGTTTAAATACATTTAAGGTAAGTGAATGACTGACTTGTAAGAGTTTTCTCACTTGTAAACAATAATAATTAGATAATTTGTACAGATTGTAGTTAGCAACTCACGCTCGGCTAATAGCTGGTCTGCTAAATGAAACGGTTCACTAATGTTACCGGCCTCTACTCGCTATTTTGCCCACAACAGGACAGTCCGATAAAGGCAATCGGAGCAAGCTGTGAgatagccagctaacgttaatgAGCTATTAAAAGATAGTTAACTAAGTAACAAGACCGCATTGAAGAACCGGCGTTGCCTATCTAACGTTAACCTTGCTACATAAATATTGCCAAAGTAGCAGCTGGCTGGCACTGATTAACGGGGATTGCATGTGTGCCAACTAATTCGTAACTAATTGATGTCAGATATGTTGCTATTGATTAGTCAAAGGTCACAGAATCAAATagtatgtttgtttttgtttgttattgtaaactatattttcctaacaggcattctctcttgtCACCTACTCTTCGCGTTTACTAATGTAGCAGCGGTCATAAATTgttaaaaggttaaaaaaaaactatttgtgAATAAATGCAACAGTTGGACAATGGATGAAGATACTCCAAACTTTtagaatatttatatatatatatatatttactgaaTTATAGCACATTTTACTGGCACGGAAAAATAATGAATATTCAGGACTTTTTGGTGGAAATTCAGGTATTTCATTTATTGTAAAATGTCACTTTATTTTTTAGAATACACTCGTATTTTCTTATTGTATCAGTTCACCTTTTATACCCTCTGTGTTAAAATAAAGATGgtcacagtgcatttggaaagtattcagaccccttgattttccGCATTTTGTTATATAACCTTATTCTGGGATAGAttgaataccccccccccctcaatctacacacaatacctcataattgattggacatgatttggaaatgcacacaccactctgtataaggttccacagttgtcagataaaaatatttaaaaatcaagccacgaggtcgaaggagttgtgtgtagagctccgagacaggattgtgtcgaggcacagatctggggaagggtaccaaaaaatgtctgaagcattgaaggtccccaagaacacagtggcctccatcattcttaaatggaagacatttggaatcaccaagactcttcctagagctggccgcctggccaaactgagcaatcgagggagaagggccttggtcagggaggtgaccaaaaacccaatggtcactctgacagagctccagagtttctctgtggagatgggaggaccttccagaaggtcaaccatctctgcagtacaccaccaattaggcctttatggtagagtggccacactgaagccactcctcagtaaaaaaacATATGACAGCCTgttttgagtttgccaaaaggcaccttacggactctcggaccatgagaaacaagattctttggtctgatgaaaccaagattgaactacttaacctgaatgccaagcatcatgtcttccctacggtgaagcatagtggtgtcagcatcatgctgtggggatgtttttcagaagtagggagagagagactagtcaggatcgagggaaagatgaacgtagagattcttgatgaaaacctgctccagacctcAAGACTGGGGTGActgttcatcttccaacaggacaacgaccctaagcacatagccaagacaatgcaggagtggcttcgggacaagattctaaatgtccttgagtggcccagccagagcccggatttgaacctgattgatcatctctggagaaacctgaaaatagctccccatccaacctgacagagattgagaggatctgcagagaagatatGGGAGAAACTCCACCAAATAGTAGatgtgccaagattgtagcgtcatagaagactcgaggctgtagtctctgccaaaggtgcttcaacaaagtatggagtaaagggtctgaatacttactagtctgattgactgaacaggtggattactagtctgactgtacaggtggattactagtctgattgactgtacaggtggattactagtctgattgactgaacaggtggattactagtctgattgactgaacaggtggattactagtctgattgactgaacaggtggattactagtctgattgactggacaggtggattactagtctgattgactggacaggtggattaactagtctgactgactgtacaggtggattaactagtctgactgactgtacaggtggattactcgtctgatacaggtggattactagtctgattgactatacaggtggattactagtctgattgactgaaCAGGTGGATTAACTAGTCTgactgactgtacaggtggattactagtctgattgactgtacagattttataattttaaaaaattatttaGCATAAATAACTAAACTTCTTTTTTCCTTTGtaattatgggatgttgtgtgtggattgatgggGGGAAATATTTAAtatgttttagaataaggcagtagtgtaacaatgtggaaaaggtaaagaggtcagaatactttccgaatgccctgtatgtGCCTCATTTGCATAAATACACCAGGTGTATTTGCATATATGAATAAGTTAACATAAAGGGGCGGAACAGGGCTGCAACAATCAAACACTTTTTTTTCTGTCTACACAACGTGCACTCACCTGCGCTTTCTAGACAgcctcattaattactgttgtgtGGCTtcgtttattaggatccccattagctaatgCCCATGCAGTTATAGACTCGaacaacataagatattacattaAAATGAGTTGGAAAGACGCCTAGAGACAACAAATACTGTTTACACACTATTAATATTTACATATTGTTATATACATTAGATATTTGGAAAGAGGAGAGGTTCTGtggcaatgttttttttaaaagttgctttcatttcagctcatctcatttgtaaacatttcaactgGATTAAATTATAACTTTTTTTaaaattcttcttcttcttcaaaaGAACACCCATCAATCTTTCGTCTTTctgaaataaaatgttattgatcGCATACAAAGCAGATGGTATTGCggttgtagcaaaatgcttgtgatGTTGAGGCGGTGCGTTTTTAAATCCCTGACGAAGCTTAAACCTTCTTATGGAATCAACGGAAAGATGATGTATCCCCGTTGGGTTGAGGTGTGTTTGAGGTGTGTTTGACCGGTCATTACAAACCATTTCCGCGGTCGTAACGTTAACGGTGGAAGAACATGACGGGCAAGAGTATGAAGGAGTGAAATGAAGGCGCTCAATCCAGAAAGATTTTAATGGCAAGATGTTGCACGCCTCCGACACAGGAAATGGATGTCTGAAAAATATAGATCCTCAGGTGGGCGGGGCATGTgcattactatactactactgtgaCACACCTGACCCAAAATAATACAAATCCCCAAGTTATCTTTCACCTATTCCGCCCTCTTAGATCGGTGCAGATTAgtgagagatgaggacaggaaaCTTCTTTTTAGACTAGATTTAAGATGCAGGATAAAAtacaaggttaaataaataaaacatccatATAATCCATGGTGTTAAAGCAGTTGTTTTTCCAGCCCTCTAATCTATAACCCAGCTCTTGGGGACAGGTCTTGTTGCCATGGCGAAAGACCCGTTGGCTGAAGCTGGTCTTCATTTCGATGAACTCAACAAGCTGCGGGTGCTGGAACCAGAGGTGGACCAGAAGACCAGGGAGCTCAAGGAGGAGTGTGAAGACTTTGTTGACAGTAAGAGCATTCCATTTAGCTTCTGTTCTGTGTcgcaaatggcaccatattccctatatatttattttaccttttatttaactaggctagtctgttaagaacaaattcttattttcaatgactgcctaggaacagtgggttaattgcctgttcaggggcagaacgacagatttgtaccttgtcagctcggggatttgaacttgtaaccttgcggttactagtccaacgcgtaTAGTGGGCCCTGAGGGAAAAAAAGTAGTGCACAGGGAATAGGGTATGGTATGGATGATTGTGGTTCAGTTCTGTAATTTGCATAgaatattgttttttttgtaaagCACAGTGGAGATGTCCACTCGCATCTCATCCTAATGTTAAAACTGTTTTCTTCAAATGTTGTTGCCCCCTAATTAGCGCATATAGGCTATTATTAATGTTCACGTATTCATTCAATACACAGAAATGGGCCAGTTTCAGAAGATAGTGGGTGGTCTCATCGAGCTGGTGGATGAATTGGCGAAAGAGGCAGAGACTGAAAAGATGAAGGTACGGCTCTGCGTTGGCTCTTTTAAGTGTTGTGAGTTTCTTAGTTCATCTTTACagggctcagacacacacacacacacacacacacacacacagatattagATGCTTGTTGTTCACTCCTTCAGTGGACTTTGACTGCTAGCTCGCTAGGCCACTAAGTACACTTGCTGCACTTTTCTGTGGGAATGACTGAGGGCTTCTTATCTGGGTGATCAACATGCTGCTGCCCTGCCTTCCTTCTCCCAGGCTATTGGAGCCAGGAACCTGTTGAAGTCTGTGGCCAAGCAGAGGGAGGCCCAGCAACAGCAGCTCCAGGCCCTGATAGCAGAGAAGAAGCTGCAGCTGGAGAGGTAAGAAGACTTGAAATCCATTTCACCTCAAATCTCCTTGTGAAATCAATAACAATGAGTCTTGTCAGTTAGTGTCTCATTCTCAAGGGTTGACCTTAAAGTCAGTtagtttagtcagtcagttagtttagtcagtcagttagtttagtcagtcagttagtttagtcagtcagttagtttagtcagtcagttagtttagtcagtcagttagtttagtcagtcagttagtttagtcagtcagttagtttagtcagtcagttagtttagttagtcagttagtttagttagtcagtcagttagttagttatttagtcagtcagttagttatttagtcagtcagtcagttagttatttagtcagttagttagtttttagtcagtcagttagttattttagtcagtcagttagttatttagtcagtcagttagttatttagtcagtcagttagttagttttagtcagtcagtcagttagttagttattcagtcagttagttatttagtcagtcagttagttagtcagttagttatttagtcagtcagtcagtcagtcagttagttagttagttagtcagtcagtcagttagttatttagtcagtcagtcagttagtcagttatttagtcagtcagttagttatttagtcagtcagtcagttatttatttagtcagtcagttatttagttagttttagtcagttagttatttagtcagtcagtcagttagttatttagtcagtcagttatttagtcagtcagttagttatttagtcagttagttagttagtcagttatttagtcagtcagtttagtcagttatttatttagtcagtcagttatttagtcagtcagttagttatttagtcagttagttatttagtcagttatttagtcagttagttagtcagttatttagtcagtcagttatttagtcagtcagttagttagtttagttagtcagtcagttagttatttagtcagtcagtcagttagtttagttagtcagtcagttagttatttagtcagtcagttatttagtcagtcagtcagttatttagtcagtcagttagttagtttagtcagttatttagtcagtcagttagttagtttagttagttatttagtcagttagttagttatttatttagtcagtcagttagttatttagtcagttagttagtcagttagttagtcagttatttagtcagtcagtttagtcagttatttatttagtcagtcagttagttatttatttagtcagttagttatttagtcagtcagttagttatttagtcagtcagttagttatttagtcagtcagttagttatttagtcagtcagttagttatttagtcagtcagttagttatttagtcagtcagttagttagttagtcagtcagttagttatttagtcagtcagttagttatttagtcagtcagttagttatttagtcagtcagttagttatttagtcagtcagttagttatttagtcagttatttagtcagttagttatttagtcagtcagtcagttatttagtcagtcagttatttagttatcagttatttagtcagtcagttagttatttagtcagtcagttatttagttagtcagtcagttatttatttagtcagtcagttagttatttagtcagtcagtcagttagttatttagtcagtcagtcagttagttatttagtcagtcagttagttagtttagttagtcagtcagttagttatttagtcagtcagtcagttagtttagttagtcagtcagttagttatttagtcagtcagttatttagtcagtcagtcagttatttagtcagtcagttagttagtttagtcagtcagttagttagtttagtcagttatttagtcagtcagttagttagtttagttagttatttagtcagttagttagttatttagtcagtcagtcagttatttatttagtcagtcagttagttatttagtcagtcagtcagttagttatttagtcagttagttagttatttagtcagtcagttagttagttagttagtcagtcagttagttagttagttagttagttagtcagtcagttagttagttagtcagtcagtcagtcagtttagtcagtcagtcagtcatttagtcagttatttagttagttagttagtcagttagttattcagtcagttagttagtcaatcagttatttatttagtcagttagttatttagtcagttagttagtcagttagttagttttcagtcagttatttattcagtcagtttagtcagttatttatttagtcagtcagttatttagttcagttagttatttagtcagttatttagtcagttagttatttagtcagttagttagtcagtagttatttagtcagtcagttagttatttagtcagtcagtcagttagttagttatttagtcagtcagtcagttagttatttagtcagtcagttatttatttagttatttagtcagttagttagttatttagtcagtcagttatttatttagtcagtcagttagttatttagtcagttatttagtcagttatttatttagtcagtcagttagttatttagtcagtcagttagttatttagtcagtcagttatttatttagtcagtcagttatttatttagtcagtcagttagttatttagtcagtcagtcagtcatttagtcagtcagtcagttagttagtcagtcagtcagttagttagtcagttagtttagtcagttatttagtcagttatttatttagtcagtcagttagttatttactcagtcagttagttatttagtcagttagttagttagttagtcagtcagttttcagttatttagtcagttagttatttagtcagtcagttagttatttagtagtcagttagttatttagtcagttagttatttagtcagttagttatttagtcagttatttagtcagttagttatttagtcagttagttatttagttatttagtagttagtagtcagttagttttagtcagtcagttagttatttagtcagtcagttagttagtcagtcagttattttagtcagttagttattttagtcagttatttatttagtcagtcagttatttatttagtcagttagttagttagttagtcagttagttagttagttagtcagtcagtcagttttagttatttagtcagtcagttatttatttagtcaggcagttatttagtcagttatttatttagtcagttatttatttagtcagttagttagttatttagtagttagttatttagtcagtcagttagttatttagtcagtcagttagttatttagtcagtcagttatttagtcagtcagttatttagtcagtcagttagttatttagtcagtcagttagttatttagtcagtcagttagttatttagtcagtcagttagttattttcagtcagttagttatttagtcagttagttagttagtcagttagttagttagtcagttagttatttagtcagtcagttagttatttagtcagttagtcagttcagttatttagtcagtcagttagttatttagtcagtcagtcagttatttagtcagttagttagtttagtcagttagttatttagtcagtcagttatttatttagtcagttagttatttagtcagttatttatttagtcagttatttagtcagttagttatttagtcagtcagttatttatttagtcagtcagttagttatttagtcagttagttatttagtcagtcagttatttatttagtcagtcagttagttatttagtcagtcagttagttatttagtcagtcagttagttatttagtcagttagttatttatttagtcagtcagttagttatttagtcagtcagttagttatttagtcagtcagttagttatttagtcagtcagttagttatttagtcagtcagttagttatttagtcagtcagttagttatttagtcagtcagttagttatttagtcagttagttagttatttttagttagtcagtcagttatttatttagtcagtcagttatttatttagtcagtcagttagttatttagtcagttagttattatttagtcagttagttagttagtcagtcagttatttatttagtcagtcagttagttatttagtcagtcagttagttatttagtcagtcagttagttagtttagttagttagtcagttagttatttagtcagttatttatttagtcagtcagttatttatttagtcagtcagttatttagtcagttagtcagtcagtcagttatttagtcagttagttagtttagtcagttatttatttagtcagtcagttatttagtcagttagtcagtcagtcagtcagtttagtcagtttagtcagttatttagtttagtcagttatttatttagtcagttatttattttagttagttatttagtcagttagtcagttagttatttagtcagttagtcagttatttattt is from Oncorhynchus gorbuscha isolate QuinsamMale2020 ecotype Even-year linkage group LG19, OgorEven_v1.0, whole genome shotgun sequence and encodes:
- the LOC124005327 gene encoding intraflagellar transport protein 20 homolog — encoded protein: MAKDPLAEAGLHFDELNKLRVLEPEVDQKTRELKEECEDFVDKMGQFQKIVGGLIELVDELAKEAETEKMKAIGARNLLKSVAKQREAQQQQLQALIAEKKLQLERYRIEYEALSKVEAEQNEFIDQFILQK